TCGTATTACTCTAATATTTGGTTCTATAGAACCAAATATTTGGTATAGATTAAATGAAAAACTATCATAATTGTCTATTAGCAAAATCATGTCCTAACCCTCCTTCAAAAGATTTATAGTGGCAATCATTGCTCCTGATTTATTTATACATTCGTTATACTCACTCTCTGGTATAGAATCAGATACAATTCCCGCTCCACTTCTTACAAAAACTTTGTCACCCTTCTTATACGCTAATCTTATCCCAATGCACATATCCATATCTCCTGTAAAGCTAATATAACCTAGTGCTCCTCCATAAATACCTCTTCTATCTTTTTCAAGCTTATCTATCAACTCAACTGCTTTTATTTTTGGCGCTCCTGAAAGAGTTCCGGCAGGAAGAACAGCTTCAATAGCATCAAGTGCATCTTTGCCATCACATATTTCTCCTTTTACAGATGAAGCTATATGCATAACATGAGAATACCTTTCTACCATCTTGTACTTTTCAACCTCCACACTATTAAACTTACTTATCTTTCCAAGATCATTTCTCCCTAAATCAACAAGCATATTATGCTCAGCAACTTCCTTTTCATCTAAAAGGAGTTCCTTTTCTAAATTAAAATCTTCTTCAGCAGTTTTTCCTCTAGGACGTGTCCCTGCTAACGGATATGTATTTAATGTTTTATCCTTAAGTTTAACTAAAGTTTCTGGCGAGGCTCCAGCTATTTCTATATCTTCTGTAGACAAATAAAATATGTATGGAGAGGGATTTATTAATCGTAAATTTTCATATACGTTTAACAAGCTACCTTCAAACTCAGCCTCAACCTTATTCGAAAGTACTATTTGAAAAATATCTCCTTCAAATATATGACTTTTAGACTTTTCTAACATCTGCATATAGTCGTTCTTGCTCACAGCAGGAGAAAATTCACTCTTTAATTTACCTTTTTTCATTAAATTTTCGTTTTCTTGAGATATAATTTGTTTTATACAATTTAAATCTTCAATAGTTTTTGTATAGTTTTTTTCTATTTCTAATAGAGAAGTATTAACTATAATAGTAATTAGATTATTTAAATTATCTAAAACAACTATCTTGTCAAATAGAAAAAGTTCTAAATCATTAAAGTTACAAGTATTATCAGATGTAAATTTAACACTTGGCTCTATATACTTAAAATAATCATAAGAAAAATATCCTGCAAACCCTCCTGTAAATGGAGGTAAAAAGTCAAATTTAGGACTTCTGTTTTCCTTTAAAATTCCTCTGAGAACTTCAGAAGGTTTTTTTGTAAAAATACGTTTTTCTCCTAAACACATATTTGAATCCTTACAGCTCACCTTCATTTTGGGATTGAATCCAATAAATGTATATCTATCATAATTCCCATATTCATCATCTACATCAAGTATAAATGTGCATTCAAATTTTTCTTTTAATAAATTAAACACATCTATGGGCTTACTATTAGATTTAAAACTTATACTAACTGGTGTAATATCAAACTTTCCTTGTTTCGATAGCTCTTTTAATAGCTTAAAATCTGGTTTTATCATTTTTCCCTCCTAAAAATTTAAGCAACAAAAAAGTCCTTGACAGATTAAATAATCTGTCAAGGACGAATAAAATTACAATTATCCGCGTTGCCACCTTGATTTGCGAAAAAACGCACACTTAGTAGGATACTATCATATCCCCGACAACTAACGTATGTCTCCACGTCATAGAATACTCAGCTAAGCCTTTGACTATGCCCTCAACGGTCCATTTGATGATTTGTTTTCCACCCGACTCTCAGCTTCGCGGGCTCTCTGTGGGATCATAATCACCTTTATCTCCGTATCAACGGTTTTTTAAATTAAAAGAATACTATCATCTAAATAGTACTCTGTCAATAGATTTATTTTTGAAATGCAAATGCTAAAGGATATTTCCTTCAGTAGTAATAGTAACTTCGTTATATGGTACAATTTTTTCTGACTTAAGCATAGCTTGCTTTACAGCGTAGGTCATTCCATTACAGCAAGGTACTTCCATTTTAACTACTGTAATGCTTTTCAAATCGTTAGACTTAAATATCTCAGTTAGCTTTTCTATATAAAATTCATTGTCATCTAGTTTCGGACATCCTATAAGCACTACTCTATCTTTTATAAACTCTTCATGGAATTTAGAATAAGCATAGGCCGTGCAGTCTGCCGCTACTA
This is a stretch of genomic DNA from Acetoanaerobium sticklandii. It encodes these proteins:
- a CDS encoding anthranilate synthase component I family protein, whose protein sequence is MIKPDFKLLKELSKQGKFDITPVSISFKSNSKPIDVFNLLKEKFECTFILDVDDEYGNYDRYTFIGFNPKMKVSCKDSNMCLGEKRIFTKKPSEVLRGILKENRSPKFDFLPPFTGGFAGYFSYDYFKYIEPSVKFTSDNTCNFNDLELFLFDKIVVLDNLNNLITIIVNTSLLEIEKNYTKTIEDLNCIKQIISQENENLMKKGKLKSEFSPAVSKNDYMQMLEKSKSHIFEGDIFQIVLSNKVEAEFEGSLLNVYENLRLINPSPYIFYLSTEDIEIAGASPETLVKLKDKTLNTYPLAGTRPRGKTAEEDFNLEKELLLDEKEVAEHNMLVDLGRNDLGKISKFNSVEVEKYKMVERYSHVMHIASSVKGEICDGKDALDAIEAVLPAGTLSGAPKIKAVELIDKLEKDRRGIYGGALGYISFTGDMDMCIGIRLAYKKGDKVFVRSGAGIVSDSIPESEYNECINKSGAMIATINLLKEG